One window of the Synechococcus sp. CC9311 genome contains the following:
- a CDS encoding DUF177 domain-containing protein → MIPGLEPVPLRELQALGSARDWVFVGQLDELPSLTPVRGSIQAEHRGNILEVSGSAQTIVCLCCDRCLNQFNRKLSTDANELIWLGDSEAAEAMAEEGLDVSAINGLVECLDPRGSFEPERWVFEQLSLQMPAVNFCGDGCPGMPQLANQEQPASQTQAADPRWEALLNLRLDPGEESEVGCD, encoded by the coding sequence ATGATTCCTGGGCTCGAGCCCGTTCCGCTTCGCGAGCTGCAAGCTCTAGGTTCCGCTCGCGATTGGGTCTTTGTAGGCCAACTTGATGAACTGCCTTCTTTAACTCCAGTTCGTGGAAGCATTCAAGCCGAGCACCGTGGAAATATCCTCGAGGTTTCCGGTTCAGCGCAGACCATCGTGTGCTTGTGCTGCGATCGCTGTCTGAATCAATTCAATCGCAAATTGTCTACGGACGCCAATGAGCTGATCTGGCTTGGCGATAGTGAAGCCGCAGAGGCGATGGCTGAAGAGGGTCTCGATGTATCTGCAATTAATGGACTTGTGGAGTGCCTTGATCCAAGGGGCAGCTTTGAACCAGAGCGATGGGTATTCGAGCAATTGAGTCTTCAAATGCCAGCCGTTAATTTCTGCGGTGATGGCTGCCCAGGAATGCCTCAATTGGCCAACCAAGAGCAGCCTGCTTCGCAGACGCAAGCTGCCGATCCGCGATGGGAGGCTCTCTTGAATCTGCGCTTGGATCCTGGCGAGGAGTCGGAGGTCGGGTGTGACTGA
- the yidC gene encoding membrane protein insertase YidC gives MIGYISDNLLIPILDFFYGLVPSYGLAIVALTVVIRLALFPLSAGSIRSARRMRIAQPVMQKRQAEIKARYANDPQKQQAELGKLMKEFGSPLAGCLPLLVQMPILFALFATLRGSPFADVPYTLNLKVLPADQIAAVEPKPFTSASHSIFITETNHVPIVASLPGGTKLGTGDSVPIQLETRGGESFRNVISGVDNGQRFLPAWTVTKGEGVVSVSETGTITALTTGDATVEGKITGLAARSGFLFIKALGQVGFYTEGAINWDIAILIGAFGLSLFVSQLLSGMGMPANPQQSTANKITPVMITGMFLFFPLPAGVLLYMVIANIFQAFQTFLLTREALPDNLQSILDAQILQKSQPASASAGGGSSSGRMPFEPKGGNK, from the coding sequence GTGATCGGGTACATCTCCGACAATCTGCTGATACCAATCCTGGATTTTTTCTACGGTTTGGTCCCAAGCTATGGCCTGGCGATCGTGGCTCTCACGGTGGTAATTCGCCTGGCTCTCTTCCCTCTCAGCGCAGGGTCCATCCGTAGTGCCAGGCGCATGCGGATTGCACAGCCTGTGATGCAGAAGCGTCAGGCAGAAATTAAGGCGCGTTATGCGAACGATCCCCAAAAGCAGCAGGCAGAACTTGGCAAGTTAATGAAGGAGTTCGGGAGCCCATTGGCGGGTTGCCTACCTCTGCTGGTTCAAATGCCGATTTTGTTCGCGTTGTTCGCGACCTTGCGTGGATCACCGTTCGCAGATGTGCCCTACACCCTCAATCTGAAGGTCCTACCTGCGGATCAAATCGCTGCAGTTGAGCCCAAGCCTTTCACAAGTGCCAGCCACTCAATTTTCATCACGGAAACCAATCACGTTCCAATCGTGGCAAGCCTTCCCGGTGGCACCAAGCTCGGCACTGGAGATAGCGTCCCCATTCAGCTCGAAACTCGTGGTGGAGAGAGTTTCCGCAATGTGATCTCCGGGGTTGATAACGGTCAAAGGTTCCTTCCTGCTTGGACGGTTACCAAGGGAGAGGGCGTTGTCAGCGTGAGTGAGACAGGAACGATTACGGCCCTCACGACCGGCGATGCCACCGTTGAAGGGAAAATCACTGGTTTGGCAGCACGCAGTGGCTTCTTGTTCATCAAAGCCCTCGGTCAGGTTGGGTTCTACACCGAGGGGGCGATCAATTGGGATATCGCGATTCTGATTGGTGCTTTCGGTCTGAGCTTGTTTGTCTCACAGCTCCTCTCTGGAATGGGGATGCCTGCCAATCCGCAGCAGTCCACTGCCAACAAGATCACTCCAGTGATGATCACTGGAATGTTCTTGTTCTTCCCGCTCCCTGCCGGCGTTTTGTTGTACATGGTGATTGCCAATATCTTCCAGGCCTTTCAAACCTTCCTGCTCACTCGCGAGGCCTTGCCCGACAATCTCCAGTCCATTCTTGATGCCCAGATATTGCAGAAATCCCAGCCTGCATCAGCCTCTGCCGGCGGTGGATCCAGCTCTGGACGCATGCCCTTCGAGCCCAAAGGCGGAAACAAATGA
- a CDS encoding PH domain-containing protein, translating into MPTSIQEETFYEGGPARGDLIFNLLLGLTLIGLPFAVGAIVRAVWLRFNITTRRISVTGGWMGRDRSQVAFSQVAEVRCVSRGFGAWGDMVLVLTDGSRLELRSVPRFRELEAFIEERIRARRENASAKHEESKGFAA; encoded by the coding sequence ATGCCAACTTCCATTCAAGAAGAGACCTTTTACGAGGGGGGGCCAGCACGCGGTGACTTGATTTTCAATCTGTTGCTTGGGCTGACATTGATCGGTCTGCCCTTTGCGGTAGGAGCGATTGTTCGCGCGGTCTGGTTGCGCTTCAACATCACGACTCGTCGAATTTCCGTCACTGGCGGCTGGATGGGACGGGATCGCAGTCAGGTGGCTTTCAGTCAGGTGGCTGAGGTCCGCTGTGTGTCCCGTGGGTTTGGCGCCTGGGGAGACATGGTTCTGGTCTTGACGGACGGATCACGTCTGGAACTGCGCTCTGTCCCACGCTTCCGTGAGCTCGAGGCCTTCATCGAAGAGCGCATCCGTGCCCGCCGTGAAAACGCGAGTGCGAAGCACGAGGAGAGCAAGGGCTTCGCTGCCTGA
- a CDS encoding ribonuclease P protein component gives MVLPTSMRLRGHRCFDHLHRRGQRFHGSLMTLRKASAMPRLLRWECRPLEGEGKTSVCRCAVVISSKVSKRAVIRNRLRRLLHDHLREHFERSFQHSNTWILISLKPGAEAKDAPVLEECDRLLQQAGY, from the coding sequence ATGGTGCTTCCGACGTCGATGCGATTGCGCGGCCACCGCTGTTTCGATCACCTCCATCGCAGGGGTCAGCGCTTTCACGGATCGTTGATGACTCTGCGTAAGGCCTCGGCGATGCCGAGGCTTTTGCGTTGGGAGTGTCGTCCTCTGGAGGGGGAAGGCAAGACGAGTGTTTGCAGGTGCGCTGTGGTGATCAGTAGCAAGGTCAGTAAAAGGGCTGTTATTCGTAATCGGCTGAGACGTTTGCTGCACGATCACTTACGTGAGCATTTTGAGCGGTCGTTTCAGCACTCCAATACTTGGATTTTGATCAGCCTCAAACCCGGTGCAGAGGCCAAAGACGCCCCTGTCCTGGAAGAATGCGACAGATTGCTCCAACAAGCGGGGTATTAG
- the rpmH gene encoding 50S ribosomal protein L34 yields MTKRTFGGTSRKRKRVSGFRVRMRSHTGRRVIRTRRKRGRSRLAA; encoded by the coding sequence ATGACCAAACGAACTTTTGGTGGCACCAGCCGTAAGCGCAAACGCGTTTCTGGTTTTCGTGTTCGCATGCGATCTCACACAGGCCGGCGCGTGATTCGGACGCGTCGTAAGCGTGGACGTTCACGCTTGGCTGCTTGA
- a CDS encoding DUF2808 domain-containing protein — translation MLQPVAVKAQNTPSLMEFRWESDNNYRKLYYVQTSTRPRERSDYYLMLRPKDRKTAILKLSITVPDYFNAKIRPNKLKLCKMKKGGMLSRSRCEEVIPAVFEISENQSAIEVFPETPIPTEDTYAVSMTIFNPNQAGMFQFNALAQAPGDVPVAGYLGSWNFSID, via the coding sequence ATGCTCCAACCCGTTGCTGTTAAAGCTCAGAACACTCCCTCTTTGATGGAGTTTCGCTGGGAAAGCGACAACAACTATCGCAAGTTGTATTACGTCCAAACGAGCACCCGTCCTCGCGAGCGGTCGGATTACTACCTGATGCTTCGACCTAAAGATCGCAAAACCGCGATCCTCAAACTGAGCATCACAGTGCCTGATTACTTCAATGCAAAGATCCGCCCCAATAAATTGAAGCTCTGCAAGATGAAGAAGGGCGGCATGCTCAGTAGAAGCCGTTGCGAAGAGGTCATCCCAGCTGTCTTCGAAATCAGTGAGAACCAATCTGCAATTGAGGTTTTCCCTGAAACTCCGATTCCGACTGAAGACACCTACGCCGTGTCCATGACGATCTTCAACCCCAATCAAGCTGGGATGTTTCAGTTCAATGCTCTTGCACAGGCTCCCGGAGACGTTCCTGTGGCTGGCTATTTAGGGAGCTGGAACTTCAGTATCGACTAA
- the aroH gene encoding chorismate mutase, with the protein MTMGSRLALRGLRGATTCSANTVVAIEQAVFELMDALVKHNALKPDCIVSITFSVTTDLDACFPAAVARRREGWDGVALLDCQQMAVEGDLTRCIRLLAHTWMPEDQEVRHAYLGEASRLRPDRSSHN; encoded by the coding sequence ATGACCATGGGGAGCCGATTGGCCTTGCGCGGCTTACGTGGTGCGACCACCTGCAGCGCCAACACAGTTGTTGCGATTGAGCAGGCGGTCTTTGAGCTGATGGATGCCCTGGTGAAACACAACGCGTTAAAACCGGACTGCATCGTTTCGATCACGTTTTCTGTGACGACCGATCTGGATGCCTGTTTCCCTGCTGCCGTTGCAAGGCGCCGCGAAGGTTGGGATGGGGTGGCTCTGCTCGACTGCCAGCAGATGGCAGTTGAGGGAGACCTGACTCGGTGCATTCGTCTCCTGGCCCATACCTGGATGCCAGAAGATCAGGAGGTTCGCCATGCCTACCTGGGGGAAGCCAGCCGCCTTAGGCCAGACAGATCCAGTCACAACTGA
- the sppA gene encoding signal peptide peptidase SppA: MIWPWRRKSRRTMARIAIEGAITGSTRRRVLKALKEVQEREFPALLLRIDSPGGTVGDSQEIHSALLRLREKGCHVVASFGNISASGGVYVGVAAETIVSNPGTITGSIGVILRGNNLSKLLDRVGVKFETVKSGVFKDILSPDRALGAEERELLQALIDSSYEQFVAAVAEGRKLDPSRVREFADGRVFSGAQAKDLGLVDELGDEERARVLAAQLADLDEERCRVVTLGKPRKPLLQGLSGSNLLVRIQELVTVEMELSGQPLWLFRP, translated from the coding sequence ATGATCTGGCCCTGGCGCCGCAAGTCCCGGCGAACGATGGCGAGGATCGCCATTGAGGGGGCGATCACTGGCTCCACCCGCCGTCGCGTCCTTAAAGCCCTAAAAGAGGTTCAGGAGCGGGAATTTCCTGCACTGTTGCTGCGAATTGATAGTCCAGGAGGGACTGTTGGCGATAGTCAGGAAATTCACTCTGCCTTGCTGAGGCTGCGCGAAAAAGGCTGTCATGTTGTCGCCAGTTTCGGAAATATTTCTGCATCAGGTGGGGTTTATGTGGGTGTTGCCGCAGAAACGATTGTGTCCAATCCAGGCACGATCACCGGTTCCATCGGTGTGATTCTTCGCGGCAACAACTTGTCCAAATTGTTGGATCGTGTTGGCGTCAAATTTGAAACGGTGAAAAGCGGTGTTTTTAAAGACATCCTTTCTCCTGATCGTGCTCTTGGCGCAGAAGAACGTGAGCTACTGCAAGCTCTGATTGACAGCAGCTATGAGCAATTTGTGGCGGCCGTTGCAGAAGGACGGAAGCTTGACCCCAGCCGCGTTCGCGAGTTTGCGGATGGTCGGGTGTTTAGCGGTGCACAGGCCAAAGATCTTGGGCTCGTCGATGAGCTGGGTGACGAAGAGCGGGCAAGGGTGCTTGCGGCACAGTTGGCTGATCTGGATGAGGAGCGCTGCCGCGTGGTGACACTTGGAAAACCCCGTAAGCCATTGCTGCAAGGCTTGTCGGGGTCCAATCTGCTTGTACGCATTCAAGAGCTCGTCACAGTTGAAATGGAACTCAGCGGTCAACCTTTGTGGTTGTTTCGGCCATGA
- a CDS encoding DMT family transporter encodes MGSLRRGLLMILPFVLWGTAMTAMAPLVSTGGPILVSCLRLLPAGIIVITFVPLLGRSLAIDPGDRGWFLLFTLIDALLFQICLARGLEGTGAGLGSVLIDSQPLMVALLARWLFAETINPIGWMGLVLGLMGIVCLGVPQPLLQHWWLLGEGVSFQSGWQAGTGWMLAAAIAMAVGTVLSRFACRNSDPVAVTGWHMLLGGLPLLIWHGLDGAFPLVPPWSVFAWTQMAYASLMGGAVAYALFFWFASREDLTGFTTLGFLTPVFALASGGLLLQERLNNLQWLAVLLVLLSVVLVSQRKRLWEPVALVNEPQRSDLGA; translated from the coding sequence ATGGGATCTCTCCGCCGAGGGCTGCTGATGATCTTGCCGTTCGTCCTCTGGGGCACAGCGATGACAGCAATGGCTCCTCTGGTCAGCACAGGAGGGCCCATTCTGGTGTCCTGCTTGAGGCTGCTCCCAGCTGGAATCATCGTTATCACCTTTGTTCCGCTTCTCGGACGTTCCTTAGCGATTGATCCTGGGGATCGGGGTTGGTTTCTCCTATTCACCCTGATTGATGCCCTGCTGTTTCAGATCTGTCTTGCCCGCGGACTCGAAGGCACTGGCGCAGGTCTCGGTTCAGTACTGATTGATTCTCAGCCTTTGATGGTTGCACTGCTTGCCCGCTGGCTCTTTGCAGAAACGATCAATCCCATCGGTTGGATGGGATTGGTTCTTGGCCTTATGGGAATTGTCTGCCTAGGAGTTCCCCAACCGCTCCTCCAGCACTGGTGGCTGTTGGGTGAGGGGGTGTCATTTCAATCGGGTTGGCAAGCTGGAACCGGCTGGATGTTGGCGGCTGCCATTGCAATGGCTGTAGGCACCGTTCTGAGTCGATTTGCCTGCCGAAACAGCGATCCTGTTGCCGTCACGGGATGGCACATGTTGCTGGGGGGACTCCCCTTGCTGATTTGGCATGGTCTCGACGGAGCGTTCCCATTGGTTCCGCCTTGGTCCGTTTTTGCATGGACGCAAATGGCCTATGCATCCCTGATGGGGGGAGCTGTGGCCTACGCACTCTTTTTCTGGTTTGCAAGCCGTGAGGACCTCACAGGGTTCACCACACTTGGATTTCTCACACCTGTTTTTGCTCTTGCTTCTGGTGGTCTGCTGTTGCAGGAACGACTCAACAACCTTCAATGGTTAGCGGTGCTTTTGGTTCTGCTTTCGGTGGTACTGGTAAGCCAACGCAAACGACTTTGGGAGCCGGTTGCTCTCGTGAACGAACCCCAGCGAAGTGATCTCGGAGCATGA
- a CDS encoding glycosyltransferase: protein MSTTPLDLILVSTPIGHLGSGRGGGVELTLISLLRGLTARGHRITLVAPNGSVAPEDCPGLSLHTAGGTDQPSWQHSERDASVQVPFDGVLPHLWDLALSLGEDADAVINFSYDWLPLWLTPHAKPSLFHLVSMGSVSQAMDEVISQIAQWDQRRMSFHTQRQAGDFSLPSPPSVVGNGFDLTRYQLQLNFNGPLGWAGRIAPEKGLEDAAAVAAALGEALLVWGLVEDADYAQSVEATVPPGTINWRGFQPTHQLQEELGCCRALLNTPKWNEAYGNVVVEAMACGVPVVAYNRGGPGELIQDGKTGWLVPPDDLEALKMASSKVDQIDRRACRRWVEQNASHMVFAQRVEDWIRQGLSPRNGTIAPCR from the coding sequence ATGAGCACCACTCCTCTCGATTTAATTCTGGTCAGCACACCCATCGGACACTTGGGCAGTGGACGCGGTGGTGGTGTGGAACTAACGCTGATCTCGTTGTTACGAGGTCTCACGGCAAGGGGGCATCGGATCACCCTGGTCGCCCCGAACGGCTCGGTTGCGCCTGAGGACTGCCCTGGACTCTCACTCCACACCGCGGGGGGCACCGATCAACCCAGCTGGCAGCATTCCGAAAGAGATGCTTCCGTCCAAGTTCCTTTTGATGGTGTCCTTCCCCATCTATGGGACCTTGCTTTGTCCTTAGGCGAGGACGCCGATGCGGTGATCAACTTCAGCTACGACTGGTTACCGCTCTGGCTTACTCCCCATGCCAAGCCCTCGTTATTTCATCTCGTGAGCATGGGGTCTGTCTCGCAAGCGATGGATGAGGTCATCTCTCAAATCGCTCAATGGGACCAGAGGCGAATGTCATTCCATACCCAACGACAGGCAGGAGATTTTTCATTGCCTAGTCCACCGTCTGTTGTGGGGAATGGCTTTGATCTCACGCGATACCAGTTGCAGTTGAACTTCAATGGCCCACTGGGTTGGGCCGGTCGCATCGCACCTGAGAAAGGCCTGGAAGATGCTGCAGCTGTTGCCGCAGCTCTGGGAGAAGCGCTTCTGGTTTGGGGCTTGGTTGAAGATGCTGACTATGCGCAATCGGTCGAAGCCACCGTGCCTCCAGGAACCATTAATTGGCGAGGTTTTCAGCCGACACACCAACTTCAGGAAGAGCTTGGGTGCTGCCGCGCCCTACTCAACACACCGAAATGGAATGAGGCCTACGGCAATGTGGTGGTGGAAGCAATGGCATGCGGAGTCCCTGTCGTGGCCTATAACCGCGGCGGTCCGGGCGAACTCATCCAAGACGGCAAAACGGGATGGCTTGTGCCGCCCGATGATCTCGAGGCCCTAAAAATGGCAAGCAGCAAAGTCGATCAAATTGATCGGCGCGCTTGCCGCCGTTGGGTGGAACAGAACGCAAGCCATATGGTTTTCGCACAACGCGTTGAGGATTGGATCAGGCAGGGCCTCTCTCCAAGGAATGGCACGATCGCTCCATGTCGATGA